The genomic region CGGGGCCAACGGTGGGCGGAACCTCAGAAGGAACCGGTTCGGCGGCCGACAGCATCCGATCGGCCACTACGGAGCGTCACGGAGCAGTGTCGGCGACGGCAGCCCCGTCGCGGACCCCGCCGCGGGACGAGTCCGAACGGCGCGACTACCGGGCCGCGTTCAACGCGGCCCACCTCCCCATGGCCGTCGTCGACCGCGACGGCTACGTCGTGGCCGCGAACCAGGCCTTCGCCGGCCTGCTCGGCGCCGAGCCGCACGCACTCGTCCACCGGTGCGCCGCCGACCTGGTGGACCTGGCCGCCGAGGCCCGCACCTGGGCCGCGTACCAGGAGGTGCTCCGCGGGCGGCAGGCGCGGCTGCGCTGCACCCGCCGCCTCAAGCACCCCGACGGGCACTCGCTGTGGACCGAGGTCACCCTGGGGCCCGTACCCGGGACCGGCGACGTCCTGCTGTCCGTCGCCGACATCAGCGACCGGCGCGACCTCCAGGCCCGCCTGCGGCACCTCCAGATGCACGACCCGGTCACCCGGCTGCCCAACCGGGCGCTGTTCTTCGAGCGGCTCTCCGCCGCCCTGGAGGCGTCCTCGTACGACCACGGCGGCGGCACCGGCCGGATCGGGCTGTGCTACCTGGACCTCGACGGGTTCAAGGCGGTCAACGACACCCTCGGCCACCGGGTCGGCGACCGGCTGCTCGCCGCCGTCGCGGCGCGGCTGACCCAGTGCGCCGACCAGTCCGGGTACGGGCGCACGAGCGGGCACCTGGTGGCCCGGCTGGGGGGCGACGAGTTCGCCCTGCTCGTCGAGGACTCCACCGGCACCGAACAGCTCGCGGACCTGGCGCGCGGCGTACTGGCCGCCCTCCAGGAGCCGTTCGACCTGGCCGGTCAGCGGCTGTCGGTCTCCGCGTCGATCGGGGTGGTGGAGCGGGCGACCGCCGGGACCTCGGCGACCGGGCTGATGCAGGCCGCCGACACGACCCTGTACTGGGCGAAGGCGGACGGCAAAGCCCGCTGGACCCTCTTCGACCCGGAGCGCAACGCCCACCGCGTGACGCGGCAGGCCCTGTCCTCCACCCTCCGGCCTGCCGTGGAGCGCGGGGAGTTCGAGCTGGAGTACCAGCCTCTGGTGGACCTGGAGAGCGGGGCGGTGCGCGGGGTGGAGGCGCTGGTGCGCTGGGTCCACCCGCAGTTCGGCACGCTCACGCCGAATCGGTTCATCGGAATTGCGGAAGAGGACGGATCCATCGTCCAGCTGGGGCAGTGGGTGCTGCGCACGGCCTGCCGGCAGGCGCGGCGCTGGCAGATCGAGCAGCCCAGCGACTCCCCGGTCTTCGTGTCGGTCAACGTCGCGGTGCGCCAGGTGTGGGACTCGGACCTGGTGGGCGATGTCGCGGAGATCCTGGCCGAGACCGGGCTGGCGCCGCAGCTGCTCCAGCTGGAGCTGACCGAGTCGGCCGTGATGGGCTCGGCGGGCCGGCCGCTCCAGGCCCTCCAGGCGCTGAGCGACATGGGCGTGCGGATCGCGATCGACGACTTCGGGACCGGGTACTCGAACCTGGCCTACCTCAGCCGGCTGCCGGTCTCGGTGCTGAAGCTGGACGGCTCCTTCGTACGGGGCTTCCGCTACGAGGAGGGCGCGCACCCGAATCCGGCCGACGAGACCATCGTCGAGGCGCTGGTCCAGCTCGCGCACCGGCTGGGTCTGACGGTGACGGCGGAGTGCGTGGAAACCGCCGGGCAGGCGGCCCGGCTGCGCCGTGTCGGCTGCGACACGGGGCAGGGCTGGCTCTACTCCCGCGCGGTGGCCCCGGACGTGATCGCCCGCATGATCGGCCGCCAGGCGGCGGCCGCGGCCGCTGCCTCGGATTCCGCTTCGGCTTCCGCCGCCGCACAGCCCGACGAGCCCGCCCCGCACCCCCTCGTCTGAGAACCGGGAGGGGCACGGGGCGGGCGGGCCGGGGTACGTGCTATCCGTTGACGACCTTGTCGTAGCGCAGGGCGACGTAGCCCGAGGCGGCGTGGCCGGCGATGCGTCCGTCGCTGCCGCCGTTGAGGTAGTCCTGACCGCGCATCATGTCGTCCGCGGTGTTGGCCTCGTGGATGTACGAGAACTTGCCGGCGGCCTTGTCGACCCACTTCTCGAAGAGCACCACGTGCCCGTCCTGGGTGTTCAGCGCGTCACCGGGCAGGAGGTCGGACTTGGAGATGGTGCTGCCGACGCCCGGCAGGCTGTAGGTCGTGTAGCTGCTGTCGGCGTGCCAGACCATGGAGACGAAGCCGGAGCAGTCGGTGCGGTAGGTGTGGTCCCCGTCCGGGTCGGTGGCGTAAGCACCCTGGTTGTAGGGGATGTCGCGGTTCAGCCAGTTCACGGCGCGGCTCATGATCTCGCTGCGGGCGATCTGCCCACCCTTGCTGGAGGGGGTGGGAGTGGGGGGCGCCGGCGGCTGGTAGGTGCAGTCGTTGGCGAAGGCGGAGAGCAGGGTCTGGGTCCAGCCGCTCGCGTCGACCGGGTCGTTGGAGTGGTAGGCGATGTCGCTGCCCTTGCCGTCCGTGGGGTCGGCGTCGTGGTACCAGTACATCCCGCCGTTCGTACGGCCGTAGTAGAGGCCGCCGCCGGGCGAGACCAGGCTGTCGACCGCCGACCAGCCGTCGCTCTTGAGCTCCGAACTCTCCCAGTCCCCGACGCCGTTGATCTGGTAGGAGAGCAGCCTGCCGTCGGCCGTGCTGGCGATGAGGACATCGTCGCCGGCGGCGGCGAGCGTCTTGAGGACGAAGCCCTCGTCGATCACCGCGTGCTTGGCGATGTGGGCGGGCCCGCTGGGCTTGGCCTGGGAGACGTTGTACCGGTGGAGCTGGCCGGCGACCGTGCCGTAGAGGTGCCCGGCGCCGTCGTAGGTCATCTTGTCGAAGGTCCAGCCGCCGTCCCAGATCTTGGTGACTCCGGCCAGGGCCAGGGCGTTGTCGTTGGTCTGGATGTCGACGCGGTACAGGTCGCCGGCCGTCGACGTCACGAGGACGGTGTTGAAGTTGAGGGTGGCCATCGCCTTGGGCGTGAAGCCGAGGTTCGCGCCGATCAGGGTCTTGACGCGGTCGCCGGTGTTGGGGGATATCGCCGTGTAGGTGAGGCGTCCGTCGGGGAGGGTGCCGTAGACCGACACGTCGCCGCCGCAGATCGCGGCGGCCTGGGCCGGCGCCGAGCTGAGGGTGACCATGCCGAGGGTGGTGGCGGCGACGGCGAGGGTGGAGGCGGCGAAGCGGTGCTTGCGGGACGACGAGAACATGGATGTCTCCGGGTTCAGGGCAGCCCTGACGTACGCGCGCCGGGCCGAGGTGTGAGGGGGGAGAAGAGGGAGAGCGAAGGGGAGAGCGAGCGTGACGCGGGGGCGGCTCAGTACCAGTTGTTGTTCAGGAAGTGGTTCCAGGCGCCGCAGGGCGTGTCGTACCGGCCGTCGATGTAGGACAGGCCCCACTTGATCTGGGTGATGGGGTTGGTGCGCCAGTCATCGCCGAAGGCGTCCATCTTGGAACCGGGCAGGGCTTGGGGGATGCCGTACGCCGTGGAGCCCGGGTTGTCGGCCCAGTAGCGCCAGCCGCTCTCCTTGTCCCACAGCTGCTCCAGGCAGTTCCACTGGGTGGTGCTGTTCCAGGCTCCGCCGTCGTGCTTGTTCATCAGGTCGCGGCCGGCCGCCTTCACAGCGGGTATGTCGGTCCCGTCGAGCGGGTCAGCGGTGGTGGTGCAACTGAAGGTCTCCGGCTGGGCGGAGAGCAGCTGCTGCGTCCAGCCGCCGGTATTGACGGGTGTGTCGTTGTGGTAGGCGATGTCGGTGCCGGTGCCATCGGCCGGGTTGGCGTCCTTGTACCAGTACATGGCGCCCGTGGTTTCGATCCGGCCGTAGTAGAGACCCCCGCCGGGCGATACGACCTTGTCGAAGCCGGACCAGCCGGAGGTCTTGAGGTCGTCGCGGTCCCAGGTTCCGTCGGTGCCGATCTTGTAGGAGTAGAGCGCGCCGGCCGAGGTGGTGGCGAGCAGCCGGTCGTCGCCGGCGGCCGTGAGGGTCTTCAGGACGAAGCCGCTGCCGATCTCCTTGCGCTGACCGATGTGCGCCGATCCGGTCGGCTTGGGCTGCGAGACCAGGTACTGGAGCAGGGCGCCGCCCGCCGTGCCGTACAGATGCCCGTGTCCGTCATAGGTGAGCTTGTCGTGGGTCCAGCCGCTGTCGAAGATCTTGACGGGCGGGCGCTCCAGGACGAGGGACTCGTTGTTGGTGAGAACGTCGAGGCGATAGAGCGCGCCGGCTGTCGATGTCACCAGCACCGTATTGAAGTTGAGGGTGGCCATCGCTTTGGGCTCGAACCCCAGGTCCGCTCCGATGCGCACCTTCTTCAACTCTCCGGTGGCCGGCGTGATGGTGCTGAAGGTGAGACGGCCGTCGGGAAGGATGCCGTAGATCGAGGCGGTCCCGCTACAGGTGGTGGCGGCCTGTGCGGCCGGGGCGGTGGCGACGGTCGCGGCGGTGAGCAGTCCGGCACCGATGACACTGGAGAGGGCGGCGACCGCGCTCTTACGGGCAGCCTGACGGAGGGTGGTGGTCACTGCGTTCTCCTTGGGAACGTGCGCGGGCGGGCCGAAGGGGCGGCGGCGTCGCGCTGCCGTCAGTGGTGCGGGCCGGTGGTGCTGTAGCCGTGCGCCTGCAGAGGGGCGCGGGCGCCGTCGATGATGGCGTGGGCCTGGTGGAGAGCTGCGGCTTCCGAAGCGGCACGCAGGAAGAGGTAGACGTCCACACCGTCGCCGACGGCTTTGGCCCGCAAGTGCTCGAGTCCGTACGCCGCGGGAGTGTGGGCCCAGATCAGATCGCAGACGAGGGCGAGAACCCCCTTCTCGTCAGGCTCATGACAAGATCCTGAGAGGGAAGCCCGGATGACGCGCATGCGGGCTAGTCCCAGTTGATGCTGTCCGCGATGGACGTGGGCGCCGTGTCCCAGTTGATGCTGCCATCGCCGGAGGCGCTGACGTGGCGGCTTTCGGCGGAGGCGGTCACCGAGGTGGTGGTGAAGGCGCCGGCGCAGAGGGCGGCGAAGACGGCGGCGACAGCGGCGAAGCGGGCGGTGCGGGCGGTGCGAAACATGGTTTCCCCCAAGGTCGAAAGCCGGGAAGCGATTCGTTCGGTGCGGTGTGCTGCGCGCTGTCCGGATCGTCCTTGCGGCTCTGGCCTGAGTCGGGGACTCTCGTCCCCGCCGTCCCGGTGAACACCATGTTGCTGCCCTCGCGACCTGTGAAAAAGAGGTTCCGGCTGTCACCAACAGGCCTGGCACCTTGGTGACAGACTTCGCCTACGATCACGGGGGCGGCGCTCGCCGGAGGCGGCCCAACTACAGCCGGGGGGCTGGGACATGCTGCAAACACTGGGGCTCGGGGCCGATGTGGAAGCCGTGTACCGGGGCATGCTGGCCGATCCCTCGGGAGGGATCGCCGAGCTGAGCGCCCGCCTCGGCCTCACCCAGCCGCAGGTCCGCGAGGGCCTGGACCGGCTCGTCGACCTCGACCTGCTCAGACCGTCCCGGGACAGCCCGGGCGCGCTGCGAGCGGTGAGACCCGAACTGGGCCTGGAGCTGCTGCTGCGCCGTCAGGAGGAGGAGCTGGCCCGGCAGCAGCAGGAATTGGCTCGCAGCAAGGCGGCTGCGGCACAGGTGGTCTCCGAATTCGCGGAGCTCAGCCCGAACACCGAGGTCGACGGCGCGGAACGGCTCGTGGGGATGGACGCCATCCAAAGCCGACTGGAGCAGCTCGCCCATGGACTGGCCCGGGAATGCCTGGCGATCCTGCCGGGCGGCGCGCTGTCGGAGGCAAGCCTGGAGGCCTCCCGACCGCTGGACCAGCGTGCGCTGGGCCGCGGCATCGAGATGCGCTCGGTGTACCAGGACAGCGCCCGCAACGATCCGACGACGCTGGCCTACGCCCGGTGGCTGACCGAGCAGGGGGGCCAGGTGCGCACCAGCCCGCTCCTTCCGCCACGCCTCCTGGTGTTCGACCGTACCGTGGCGGTCGTTCCCATCGACCCTGACAATTCCCGTCTGGGCGCTCTGTGCACCAGCGCGCCGGGAATCGTGGCCTCCCTCGCCACCCTGTTCGAGCAGACGTGGGACTCCGCCGTACCTCTCGGAGCCGACCGCCCCCGCCCCAGCGACACACGCCCCACCGCGACCGAACTGGAACTGCTGAAACTCCTGGCTTCCGGGATGACCGACGAGGCAGCCGCCAAGCGCCTCGGGGTATCCATGCGCACCGTCAGACGTCAGATGTCCGCCCTCATGGAACGCCTCCATGCCACGAGCCGCTTCGAAGCCGGCCTCAAAGCAGCACAGCAGGGCTGGCTCTGAACCAGCCCTGCGTACGGTCAGAGGCTGCGGACGAAGGTGGTGAACGCCTCCGGGCCGACCGCGAAGGCGGGGCCGTCGGGGTTCTTGGAGTCGCGGACGGCGACGAGGCAGGGCTGCGCGGCCACCTCGACGCACTCGCCACCGTTGGAGCCGCTGTACGAAGCCTTGCGCCAGGCGGCGGTGCCGAGGGGAGCACACTCGACGCAATCGCCACCGCTGGAGCCGCTGTAGGACGACTTACGCCACAGCACGCTCGGCAGGTTCTGGATGCTTCCCATAGCGTTCCTCCATTACGCGAGCGATCAGCTCTGCCGACGCCCGGGGAGAGAGGGCCTCGGCCTGCAAGCGAGCGTATCCGACCGAACGCTCCTTGATCACTTGCGGATTGGCCGTCATGTGGCCGCAGTCGTAGCTCTCGCTGTAGTGGATGTCCGGGTCGTCGTCGAACCGCAGAAGGTTGAACGAGCCCATCATTGCCGCGTGCTGGCCGGCCTGGAAGGGCAGCACTTGGATTTCCAGCCACTGGCGGTCCTGAAGGTCCAGCAGGTGGGCAAGTTGGTTGCGCATGACCTCACGGCCACCGATCTCCCGATGGAGCGCCGCCTCGTCCAGCACCACCCACAGCACCGGCGGATTGTCGCGGGCCAGTATCCGCTGCCGATCCATGCGCGCCGCCACGGCGGCGTCGAGCATGTCGGGCTTCTCGACGCCCAGAACGGCCCGCGCGTAGTCCTCCGTCTGCAGGAGTCCGTACACCAACTGACACTGGAACGTGGAGATGAACGCCGCCCGGGCCTCCATCTCCGCGTACGCCTGGAACCACGTCGGCAGCACGCTCCGCAGGACCAGCCCCACCAGCCGGGAGAAGTGCCCGTCCGTGCCCAGTGCCGCGTCCACCCGTTCGGAGAAGTCCCGGGTCGGTACCCGCTTACCGTTCTCGATCATTCCGATCAGGGAACCCGTGCAGAAGATGATGCTGCCCAACTCCGCCTGCTTCAGGCCCGCCTCCTCCCTCAGCCGTCGCAACTCGTAGCTGTAGTAGTCCAGCGGCGAGGCACTGGGATCGATGTCACGGGCCTGGACCATGAGACGGCACCCCCAAGCGGAGAACGAGCTTGTGGCCGAGAGTAGCGACGTCGACACGTACCGATGTCGGGAATCCGGCAACCATGTCACACACCTCCGCCCCGCCCCCGGGAGAGGGGACAGGGCGGGGGCGTCGCTCGGCGCGGGGTGGGGGGATCAGCAGGCGCCGAGGTCCTTCCAGACACCCCATTCACCGGTGGTGCCCGGCGTCTCGTTCTGCGTCCACCACTGGGCCTTGTACTTGCGGCCGTTGTGGGAGACCTCGTTGCCGGCGGTGTAGACGGTGCCCGCGACGTAGGCCGGGGTCGAGCCGCAGCCCGTGGTCGGCGGGGTCGTCGGAGGCGTCGTCGGCGGGGTGGTAGGCGGCGTCGTGGGAGGCGTGGTCGGCGGGACCGTGCTGCCGCCCAGGGCGTCCGAGATCTGGTTCACCAGTGTGGTGTTGCCGTCCAGGCCGAGCAGGGAGTACATCATCGCGCCGGCCAGGCCGCGCTGCTTGCCGTAGTCGACCCGGGCCTGGATGGACCGCTGGTTCAGGCCGGTGAAGAACTCGCCGTCCTTGTAGAAGTACGAGGCCTTGGCCCGGTCGTCCCAGAAGGTGGTCGCCGGGTTGTCGACGATCCCGCCGAGCTCCTTGTACAACGCGATGCCGGCCTGCTGGCTGGTGGGCCGGGCGCCGGAGGCGCCGGTGGCGGGCTGGGCGAGGCCGTTGGCGGCGCCCGCCGGGACGCCCTTCCAGCCGCGGTAGTAGAACTCGTAGCCCAGGGTCAGCTTGCTCGCGGGGAAGCCTCCCGCGATGCCGTAGGCCGGGTTGCCGTCGATCCAGGAGTCGATCGCGTTGTCGATGCTGTACTTCTCGGTGCCCGGCGCGATCGGGTCGGTGGGGTCGGCCGCCGAGGGCTGGAGCGGGGACTGGTGGTAGGTCGGCCCGTCGCCGTCCCAGGCGCCGTGCATGTCGTACGTCATGATGTTGGCGTAGTCGAGGTACGAGCCGATCTTGTCGGTCTCGATGTACTTGATCTTGTCCTGGCCGGCCGGGAGGGCCGAGGTCAGCAGGTACTTCTTGCCGCCGTTGGCCGCCCCGTAGGCGTCGAGCTGGGTACGGAACTCCTTCAGCAGGAGCGTGTAGTTGGCCTTGTCCTCGGGACCGTAGTTGTTGCCCAGGTGGCCGCCGGAGGAGCCGGGGTACTCCCAGTCGATGTCGATGCCGTCGAAGATCCCGGCCGCCGTGCCCGCGCCGCCGTAGCCGCCGTCGACCGGCAGGTTGCCCTTGATGTACTGGTCGATGCAGGAGGAGACGAACTTCTTGCGGCTGGCGTCGGTCAGCGCCGCGTTGTGGAAGTACTTCGAGTACGTCCAGCCGCCCAGCGAGATGTTGATCTTCAGGTGCGGGTACTTGGCCTTCAGCTGCTTGAACTGGTTGAAGACGCCGACGATCGGCTGGTTCCAGGTGTCGGCGACGCCGCTGACGCTGTCCACCGCGCTGAAGGACTTCTGGTAGTCGGCGTACGAGTCGCCCGCACCGTCACCGGCGTTCGGGTTGTTGTCGTCGCCCGCCGCCTTGTTCGCCTCGAAACAGGTGAGGTCGGTGGGGTGGATGTTGCCGAACGAGTAATTGATGACGTCCAGCTTGCCCGCTATGCCGCGCGTATCGAGGTGCTTGGGGTAGAAGGCGTTCCCGTACACGCTCCACTGGTCGTAGTACGCGATCTTCACGCCGCCCGCACTGACGGTGGAGGAGGCGGAGGCGCTCACGGCCTGGGCGGTACCGAGTCCGGCGAAGGAGGCGAACGCTCCGGCTGCCAGCGCGGCCGTGGCGGCGGCCGCGATGAGGGGTTTACGGATGTGCATGAACTGCCTCCGGGGGGTGGGAGGGGAGAGCGTCAGCTTCAGGTGAGAGAAGAGATAGCGATCGCCTCACGCCCCAGTCAATGGTTTGGACCAAAGAAGGACTAGACCATTGAACGGTCAAATGCCCTAGTCAGAGACCTGAGCGCACGTCAAAAACCGCTCGCCACCCCAGGTGACGAGCGGTTTAAGGGTCCCTTAGGACATGCTCCGGCAAGGTTTCGGCAAGAAACCAGCCGAACCCCGTTCGTATGGGCTCAGGTCAGGTCCGAGCCTGCCGCGGGCATCCCGTACGCATCTGCGACGAGCCCGTAGGAGTGCAACCGGGCCGCCCCGCTGTGGGCGTTGGCCGTCAGCATCAGCTCGTCCGCGCCCGTCCGCCCGGCCAGGTCGTCCAGCCCGGAGCGGACCTCGTCGGCGGTCCCGTGGACGATGTTCACGAGCCAGCCGTCCACGAACTCCCGCTCCAGCGGGGAGAAGGGGTACGCCGCCGCTTCCTCGGGCGTCGGGACCAGTCCGGGCCGCCCGCTGCGCAGCCGCAGCATCGACAGCGCCCCGGTGAGCACCTGGGCGCGCGCCTGCGCCTCGGTGTCGGCGGCCAGCGCGGAGACGCCGATGACGGCGTACGGGGCGTCCAGGACGGCCGAGGGCCGGAAGCTCTGCCGGTAGAGGTCGAGCGCGGGCAGGGTTCCGGCCGCCGAGAAGTGGTGGGCGTAGGCGAAGGGCAGGCCCAGCTCTCCGGCGAGACGGGCGCTGAAGCCGGAGGAGCCGAGCAGCCACAGCGGCGGCCGTCCGGCGGGGCCCTGCACCGGGCCCGGTACGGCGTGCACGCGGGCGTACGGGTGCCCGTCGGGGAAGTCGTCGTCGAGGAACCGGGTGAGCTCCGCGAGCTGCCGGGGGAACTCCTCCGCGGCCTCGTCGAGGCGCCCGGGCCCGCGCAGCGCGGCGGCCGTGCGCCCGTCGGTGCCGGGAGCCCGGCCGAGCCCGAGGTCGATCCGCCCCGGGGCGAGCGCCTCCAGGGTGCCGAACTGCTCGGCGACGGCGAGCGGGGCGTGGTTGGGCAGCATGACGCCGCCCGAGCCGAGCCGGATCCGGGAGGTGTGGGCGGCGAGGTGGGCCAGGATCACGGCCGGGGAGGAACTGGCGACGCCGGGCATCGAGTGGTGCTCGGCGACCCAGTGCCGGTGGTAGCCGCGGGACTCTGCGAGCCGGGCGATCTCCACGCTGGTGCGCAGGGAGGCGTGGGCGGTACCGCCGGCGCCCACGGTGACGAGGTCCAGGACCGAGAGCGGTACGGGCGCCCGGCCCCGCGCGGTGCCGCGGATCATGTCGCGGCCCTCCCGCCGGCCGGCGTCCTGATCGGCGCCCCTGGCGTCCCCGACGTCACTCATCGTCGCTCCCGTCCCGCGTCCATGTCCCTACGACACTTGTTCGGCACCCGTTCGGCACCGTACGAGGAATGCGAACCATGGCCCGGTGCCGGGCATTCCCGGCGCGCCGGGGCGATGCCCGTGACCTTGGCATATGCCAGTGGCGTAGGCCCTGGCAGGGGGACTTGATTGAGCCATCAATCTCCCCAACAGGCGCTCCACACGGGCCTCTTGATGGCTATCGTGGTAGGGCAAGCGGTAACAACCTGGTAGGGGGAAACCGTGGCGCTGAAGCCCGAGCCGACCGCGCCGTTCCACTCGGTGCAGTACGCACTACGCGTACTCGAAACGATCGCACGGCACACCGGTGGTGTGACCGAGGTGCAGATCGCGCGTGAGACCGGCCTGCCCGCAGTCCATCTCGCCCCGATGCTGCTCATGCTGCGCCGGGAGGGATACGTACTGCAGGTGTCCGACGGTGCCTATGCCATAGGGGATTCCCTCGTCCTGCTCGGCTCCGGCGTCGACCGGCAGCAAGCGCTCACGGACAAGCTCCAGGAGACGCTGGACCGGCTGCGGGACTCGGTCGGCGCGGCCGTCTACATCAGCCGGTACGTGGACGGCGAGGTCAGGATCACGCAGTTCGCGGACAGTCCGCGCACCCCGAAGGTGCACGAATGGGTCGATTTCCGCTCCGCCGCGCACGCCAGCGCGGTCGGCAAGTGCCTGCTGACGCAGCTCGACCTGAACGGGCGGCGCGACCACCTGTCCCGCCACAAGATCGCACGGCTCACGTCGAAGACGATCGTGAACGAGCGGATCCTGTTCTCCAAGCTGGACGCCCAGCCGGCCACCGTGCCCGTCCTGGACCTGCAGGAGTACGCCGTGGGCACGGTCTGCGC from Streptomyces sp. NBC_00190 harbors:
- a CDS encoding LLM class flavin-dependent oxidoreductase, whose product is MSDVGDARGADQDAGRREGRDMIRGTARGRAPVPLSVLDLVTVGAGGTAHASLRTSVEIARLAESRGYHRHWVAEHHSMPGVASSSPAVILAHLAAHTSRIRLGSGGVMLPNHAPLAVAEQFGTLEALAPGRIDLGLGRAPGTDGRTAAALRGPGRLDEAAEEFPRQLAELTRFLDDDFPDGHPYARVHAVPGPVQGPAGRPPLWLLGSSGFSARLAGELGLPFAYAHHFSAAGTLPALDLYRQSFRPSAVLDAPYAVIGVSALAADTEAQARAQVLTGALSMLRLRSGRPGLVPTPEEAAAYPFSPLEREFVDGWLVNIVHGTADEVRSGLDDLAGRTGADELMLTANAHSGAARLHSYGLVADAYGMPAAGSDLT
- a CDS encoding glycosyl hydrolase family 18 protein; its protein translation is MHIRKPLIAAAATAALAAGAFASFAGLGTAQAVSASASSTVSAGGVKIAYYDQWSVYGNAFYPKHLDTRGIAGKLDVINYSFGNIHPTDLTCFEANKAAGDDNNPNAGDGAGDSYADYQKSFSAVDSVSGVADTWNQPIVGVFNQFKQLKAKYPHLKINISLGGWTYSKYFHNAALTDASRKKFVSSCIDQYIKGNLPVDGGYGGAGTAAGIFDGIDIDWEYPGSSGGHLGNNYGPEDKANYTLLLKEFRTQLDAYGAANGGKKYLLTSALPAGQDKIKYIETDKIGSYLDYANIMTYDMHGAWDGDGPTYHQSPLQPSAADPTDPIAPGTEKYSIDNAIDSWIDGNPAYGIAGGFPASKLTLGYEFYYRGWKGVPAGAANGLAQPATGASGARPTSQQAGIALYKELGGIVDNPATTFWDDRAKASYFYKDGEFFTGLNQRSIQARVDYGKQRGLAGAMMYSLLGLDGNTTLVNQISDALGGSTVPPTTPPTTPPTTPPTTPPTTPPTTGCGSTPAYVAGTVYTAGNEVSHNGRKYKAQWWTQNETPGTTGEWGVWKDLGAC
- a CDS encoding IclR family transcriptional regulator, with amino-acid sequence MALKPEPTAPFHSVQYALRVLETIARHTGGVTEVQIARETGLPAVHLAPMLLMLRREGYVLQVSDGAYAIGDSLVLLGSGVDRQQALTDKLQETLDRLRDSVGAAVYISRYVDGEVRITQFADSPRTPKVHEWVDFRSAAHASAVGKCLLTQLDLNGRRDHLSRHKIARLTSKTIVNERILFSKLDAQPATVPVLDLQEYAVGTVCAAVPITAGASVGCLALSMPVEHAHRLRAAAEVLNRKAAPLLLSLTL
- a CDS encoding helix-turn-helix transcriptional regulator is translated as MLQTLGLGADVEAVYRGMLADPSGGIAELSARLGLTQPQVREGLDRLVDLDLLRPSRDSPGALRAVRPELGLELLLRRQEEELARQQQELARSKAAAAQVVSEFAELSPNTEVDGAERLVGMDAIQSRLEQLAHGLARECLAILPGGALSEASLEASRPLDQRALGRGIEMRSVYQDSARNDPTTLAYARWLTEQGGQVRTSPLLPPRLLVFDRTVAVVPIDPDNSRLGALCTSAPGIVASLATLFEQTWDSAVPLGADRPRPSDTRPTATELELLKLLASGMTDEAAAKRLGVSMRTVRRQMSALMERLHATSRFEAGLKAAQQGWL
- a CDS encoding helix-turn-helix domain-containing protein; this encodes MVQARDIDPSASPLDYYSYELRRLREEAGLKQAELGSIIFCTGSLIGMIENGKRVPTRDFSERVDAALGTDGHFSRLVGLVLRSVLPTWFQAYAEMEARAAFISTFQCQLVYGLLQTEDYARAVLGVEKPDMLDAAVAARMDRQRILARDNPPVLWVVLDEAALHREIGGREVMRNQLAHLLDLQDRQWLEIQVLPFQAGQHAAMMGSFNLLRFDDDPDIHYSESYDCGHMTANPQVIKERSVGYARLQAEALSPRASAELIARVMEERYGKHPEPAERAVA
- a CDS encoding putative bifunctional diguanylate cyclase/phosphodiesterase; this translates as MGGTSEGTGSAADSIRSATTERHGAVSATAAPSRTPPRDESERRDYRAAFNAAHLPMAVVDRDGYVVAANQAFAGLLGAEPHALVHRCAADLVDLAAEARTWAAYQEVLRGRQARLRCTRRLKHPDGHSLWTEVTLGPVPGTGDVLLSVADISDRRDLQARLRHLQMHDPVTRLPNRALFFERLSAALEASSYDHGGGTGRIGLCYLDLDGFKAVNDTLGHRVGDRLLAAVAARLTQCADQSGYGRTSGHLVARLGGDEFALLVEDSTGTEQLADLARGVLAALQEPFDLAGQRLSVSASIGVVERATAGTSATGLMQAADTTLYWAKADGKARWTLFDPERNAHRVTRQALSSTLRPAVERGEFELEYQPLVDLESGAVRGVEALVRWVHPQFGTLTPNRFIGIAEEDGSIVQLGQWVLRTACRQARRWQIEQPSDSPVFVSVNVAVRQVWDSDLVGDVAEILAETGLAPQLLQLELTESAVMGSAGRPLQALQALSDMGVRIAIDDFGTGYSNLAYLSRLPVSVLKLDGSFVRGFRYEEGAHPNPADETIVEALVQLAHRLGLTVTAECVETAGQAARLRRVGCDTGQGWLYSRAVAPDVIARMIGRQAAAAAAASDSASASAAAQPDEPAPHPLV
- a CDS encoding tachylectin-related carbohydrate-binding protein, with amino-acid sequence MTTTLRQAARKSAVAALSSVIGAGLLTAATVATAPAAQAATTCSGTASIYGILPDGRLTFSTITPATGELKKVRIGADLGFEPKAMATLNFNTVLVTSTAGALYRLDVLTNNESLVLERPPVKIFDSGWTHDKLTYDGHGHLYGTAGGALLQYLVSQPKPTGSAHIGQRKEIGSGFVLKTLTAAGDDRLLATTSAGALYSYKIGTDGTWDRDDLKTSGWSGFDKVVSPGGGLYYGRIETTGAMYWYKDANPADGTGTDIAYHNDTPVNTGGWTQQLLSAQPETFSCTTTADPLDGTDIPAVKAAGRDLMNKHDGGAWNSTTQWNCLEQLWDKESGWRYWADNPGSTAYGIPQALPGSKMDAFGDDWRTNPITQIKWGLSYIDGRYDTPCGAWNHFLNNNWY
- a CDS encoding DUF397 domain-containing protein, which encodes MGSIQNLPSVLWRKSSYSGSSGGDCVECAPLGTAAWRKASYSGSNGGECVEVAAQPCLVAVRDSKNPDGPAFAVGPEAFTTFVRSL